In Vespula pensylvanica isolate Volc-1 chromosome 15, ASM1446617v1, whole genome shotgun sequence, the genomic stretch ACCATTTGATCCACGAGATTATCGACCATTAGAAGTTACGGTGGGTATCACAATGCATGATATACAAGCtcatcttataaaaaattgtggAGAAAATGATCCGCCCTGTCCTGTTATACTCCTTGAACGATTTGGTTTTGAAATGAGAAAAACTTTCAAAGAAACAGAATTGCAGCTTCTTCTTTCACCTGCAATAGCATTGCTTATGGATAATGTAGCAAGATCGAGTAAAGAAAGACATTTAAATCAAGGTCATCTAATGTTAAGTGCATTACAAGTGAGAGGTCATGCAATGTTTAGCAACGAAGGAAGAAGTTTGGATCAAGAAACTTTGGAATATGCATGGTTGATCGAAATACAATTAGGGAAATTAAGTGGAAAAATAAGTTCACCTCAATTACATCATCTTGTAACTTCTTTGGAAACTTTTTTGTTAATGGTGAAGAATTCGGAAAATAGCTTACGTCCTCCGGATTTACCTCATCATTGTCATCATGGTGTTCCTCCATTGCAATGTACAGATAGCGATCCTGATAAGCATTATAGGTGacctattttttataaaattatatgagttagaaatattaatatataaaaactataaatatatatatatatatatatatgcatgtatatatatttcagatgTCCTAGTTCTGAAGATATCAAATATAGAATGACAAGATTGTCCGTAGATgctattgatttatatttccaAGAAGTGGGCACAGTAATACAATTCTGGATATCTCCAATTCGTTTATCAACTTGTAATCTACATGGACAACAAGTAAAATCTGGTGTAACGGGAGTACTACCGACGATATTGATTCGTCAATTTGTATCTGCAGCTGGTCATTTTGCTAATACGAGTAATACTAATACAACTGGTAGTGGAAGGTCACATAATAATACAAGTAGTAGGTTGTCAGGTAtatgttaaagaaatattgtgaataattttttgtttcgtgtAGGTAAACCTATATGCTCAATTTTATTGTACAGGTGATGGAACTGACATTTGGCTTGAAGTAGGGTCTGTGTCTTTGGGTCCAGTTATTCTGGAAGCTGCGATTTCTCTTCCTACACCAGAACATGATTTGCATTtagtacaaaataaatatttaaaaatgcacGATGAAGCAACAAAAAGATTATGGTTTCTTTGGCCCCAAGAAAGTGGCCTAAAATCAACAAAATGCGGATGCATCGGTGGATGTGCATTTTttggaaataacaaaaatggcTCAAGATTTTTTAAACCAAGCTATCACGATCTACAAGATGGAATTAATATTGCTGCTTACAGGTAagatatgaaatttaataaataaaatagagaagcGTTGCTATACATTGagagataaattataaaagatataatatatgtatatatatatgatcagAAAGTAATTAATACTTTTGGTTATAGAATAACTTTTCACGTAGTTgcttaattcttattttttgtttgtcaaTAAGCaacttataaattttattttgttttttcatattttctattgcAGACTTCATTTCCCATGActcatcttttttatcatcttccTGAATCGAAAATGTCCACATATTTGCttcaataattttctcaaTTAACATCTCCCCAAGATGAGCTTCTTCTACAACTAACTTTTcagtttcttttatatcaacCATCATATTGTCTAATATTCCTTCTTTTGGTTCTGATACTTTATCACTTTTTTTATCagttttatttcttgtatCATATATCATGTCTTCAACTGTTGACAAAATTTCATTCCATTCTctaataatagaaaagttttttttttttttttttaatatttcgataacaTTTAactgattaataaatatttaagtactttagtagaatataaattgttaataatatacctatatgtttctcgtgatttattatatattgcttTATCAGATTGAATTTCCTTATCTatctcaaattttattttttctatcatttttaattgtcttttttttcctctttctaatattatttgtctGTCAGCTATAAGTAAATCTAAAAAggtagaaataatttcttcggGATATAAATCACATAATCTGTTAATATCTTTGTCCGTTAATGGTTTGGTCACTGCCAGTTCCCACATAGACTCTGTTCCATTTTCAGTTTTTGCACAACATTTAAAGTCCATTGAAGACGTTAACatattttcttccatctctGCTATTAAAAGTCGTCGCTTTTCTTCTTGGAGTCTGTATCATGAGAGcaaaaagtgaaataattaacgcgatactatttattaaattgattaaagGGTTTTTGTTAttgattatgaaatatatttctattatttttaattgaaaataccGAACAACGACTTTTTGTCTTAGTATTTCTAAGAGCTTCAAGTTTTTTTGTGCAGGAGCTAATTTGAACATATGTTTCATTTTGGATTCTTTCTTTAGATCTTGTTCTAATCTGTTTACTAAGAACTTTATTATGTCATTATGCTCATTTTCGACTCCTGTTATTTCCTTATCAATTAGCttaagtaatttattataaaacttcATTCCATCTCTTTGTTTGCAACATGTTGTTTTTTGTGGCATATGTAATGATTGATACAGTTGAATAATGTCACCTATACATACAACATGTACCTATAATAGGTTTATCATActatttaatagatatttactatttgaaatatatccttatatatatttgcactATTGATCTTTTAATGTATGTACCAGATATTTTAGGTTCTATATTATGTTTGTAAAAATCTTCCATTTGAGCTTCTGATAAATGTTCTTCTATTCCACtacttatagatatattgtCCAAAGGTTTTGATTTAGATGTCTCACTAGCACTTGGATAATATATGCTACTGGATGTacatgatttttctttattaatatttaatgcaaCATACGCAAATGTTCCTTGATCGTTTGGTAAACAACGTATTGCAATATATGTTTGACCATCTGttgatttttcttgaaaatcgtCAGGCATTTCATCTAACatcaaatttaattgttatctattttatataaatattatttctcaagtattccatttataataaaaaatttattgagaaATGTCTTACCAAGCTCAGTTTCCATTTTTGGTGAAAAGATTTTATCTGAATCTTGCGAACTAAAAATGTTTCTTGCAGGTGGCAAAGGTTTGTCACCTGGAGGCGATAAAAATGGCCcagccattttcttttcttgcatATTCATAAGAAGTtgcgataaatatatatttcgattacgTTTAGATGATATTCCTTTTGCCTTTTCTCCGCATAATTTTGTAAGCCATTGcatacataataatttatctttctcatcAAGAATTTCAGTGTAATAAGTTTTGGCCAATGATATAAATTGGAGAAAATCTTGATCtaaaatttcttcaatttctaatttttgagCCATGATCGAATATTatgtactattattattattgcaaaatataaaaaaactgCTTTTTCTGTATCAAAAAcatgaagaagaaattacacctaatatacatttacaatTTTGACACATACCAAAACAAAATACAACTACTACATTACATAGGTTACTAGacataataatgtttatttataatgtagTTAcacaatgtattataatattttattttaggatCTATGAatcaggaaaagaaaaaggatttgGACAGTCTATTTTACACGATAATCAATTAGTTTTTCATACACCTCCGTATAGTTTACAAGATGTATCTTTGCAAGACTCGTGTTATCCTGTCACAGGAGTCAAAGTAACTATTGCTCAGGAAGGATTGCAaacttcaaagaaaaatatcgatcgtccAAGGTCTGTATTATGaacaataatacaatatatattacagttgcaaatatatacagacacacatgcacacacacatatgttttttaaatatctttttttattacagtgCATCCAATATAAAAGATGTTCCATACTCTCGCTTGGTTGATGCCAGTCCTGTCGCACAGTTACCACAAAAATTAGATTCTGACTCTAAATTAAATACAGAACGTAGCAAATCTATCTTAAGCGTTCCAGAAATTGAAACTGCTCCAAAAAGTAGCGTATCTGACTCTAAATTAGCGGTAGATTATTTTAATGCAACAGACGTGGATACAGTAGAACAAAGTAGTAGTCCTCAATCTTTACCTATAGTTCCAACAGAAATGTCTTTTTCTGGAACTATAAGATCGTCAACAAAAAGCAGCGATCGTGTCAATGTATCTGATTCTCATCATTCGTTGTGTGTAAGATCAGATTCCGAGGAACGTTTCAAGCAAGaggtagataaaaatattttcttgaattaaaaaatgtatcgcaaattttttttaacttattttttttttttttttttttatctaggTTCAAAGAACTATCTCAATGTCATCAGAAAATCATTCAGAAGCATTTTATTCCGCCGATGAAGATATGAGTCATGGTTTGAGCGGAAGTAGAACATCTAGTTTACGTCAATCTATCGTTGGTTCCGGCTCGGTTTTAAATCGTAACGatagtatgaaaaaaaaattttcatccgaTTTGTCTATTGTGGAAAGTTCAACGAATGTTAATCTTTCTGCAGCAGATAAAGCTCATACTTTAGAAAGAGCAAAAACTCAAACACTAAACTCAAAACGTAGTCCAAGAGTTACCAAGAATGCTACTCTCCAGAATGATACTGGTACATTGAATGATAATGGAGGTTTACAGGATTCTTCTGATAGCCATTCTGTTTCATCTACAAGTTTTATATCTGCTGTATCGTCGCAAGAGGATGTTACACTCGTGAATTTGCACATGCAAGTGAATAAACCGATAGTCGACTCTCCGCTTCTAATGTCAAGTTACGTCAGTCATTTAACACAGGTAACGCGATATAAATATGTCTTTATCGGTAAAATTTTGTGTCAGTCTTATGTATGTTAAAtgacattatataaataaatatacctgtatatatatatatacatattcgataactaaaaaaaaaaaaatataaaactgaaGGTAAAGTGCTCCAATTGGACACAATCATCATTACCTTCTGGTGGAGATGCATTTACTACACCAGTATTTCAACGCACAGAAGACGGTAGACTCGTTTATGTAGGAGGGAAATATGTGCCAAAACTTGAAACGATTAGCGAAGGATTTACGTCTTTAAAAATGGTAACACGTTGCGATGGTTCACCTATTGCAGGATCCTCAAATAAAACACCCACGCATCCTTATTTATGGGATAGTACAACACTAAATCAAATGGAAGGTAAAcgcataaaaattatattaaggGATTCctttaaagattatttttattaaattttcatttcattcaagATTATCTCATTAAATTAGGCGAGGATAATAATACTACTCACGATGAAGAGGAATTATTGGCAGCACACGAAACAGGATCTCGAACGAcagttattataaaattcaaggGA encodes the following:
- the LOC122634756 gene encoding uncharacterized protein LOC122634756, with amino-acid sequence MAQKLEIEEILDQDFLQFISLAKTYYTEILDEKDKLLCMQWLTKLCGEKAKGISSKRNRNIYLSQLLMNMQEKKMAGPFLSPPGDKPLPPARNIFSSQDSDKIFSPKMETELDEMPDDFQEKSTDGQTYIAIRCLPNDQGTFAYVALNINKEKSCTSSSIYYPSASETSKSKPLDNISISSGIEEHLSEAQMEDFYKHNIEPKISGDIIQLYQSLHMPQKTTCCKQRDGMKFYNKLLKLIDKEITGVENEHNDIIKFLVNRLEQDLKKESKMKHMFKLAPAQKNLKLLEILRQKVVVRLQEEKRRLLIAEMEENMLTSSMDFKCCAKTENGTESMWELAVTKPLTDKDINRLCDLYPEEIISTFLDLLIADRQIILERGKKRQLKMIEKIKFEIDKEIQSDKAIYNKSRETYREWNEILSTVEDMIYDTRNKTDKKSDKVSEPKEGILDNMMVDIKETEKLVVEEAHLGEMLIEKIIEANMWTFSIQEDDKKDESWEMKSAIENMKKQNKIYKLLIDKQKIRIKQLREKLFYNQKY